Proteins from a genomic interval of Aquabacterium sp. J223:
- a CDS encoding c-type cytochrome gives MKSVPMAAALLAAVLASPAALASAELAQQKNCMACHAVDKKLVGPSYKDVAAKYAKDKTAVDKLSEKIVKGGAGVWGPVPMPPNPQVSAAEAKQLAQWVMTVK, from the coding sequence ATGAAGTCCGTCCCGATGGCCGCCGCGCTGCTGGCCGCCGTGCTGGCCAGCCCCGCCGCCCTCGCCAGTGCCGAGCTGGCCCAGCAGAAGAACTGCATGGCCTGCCATGCGGTGGACAAGAAGCTGGTCGGGCCGTCCTACAAGGACGTGGCCGCGAAGTACGCCAAGGACAAGACCGCCGTCGACAAGCTGAGCGAGAAGATCGTCAAGGGCGGCGCCGGCGTCTGGGGTCCGGTGCCGATGCCGCCGAACCCGCAGGTCAGCGCGGCCGAGGCCAAGCAGCTGGCGCAGTGGGTGATGACGGTCAAGTAG
- the minC gene encoding septum site-determining protein MinC, with protein sequence MALLKSPPAVFELKSGSLPVLVLHLKTPELPLLAESLASRMGAAQAVDAASTLEVEPVVVDLGALRGTDDTLDFPGLIALLRSHRLAPLAVRGGSPAQSASAALAGLFEADEGGPANAPVVQESEDFPATVPTDGAERPAAERVAAAPAPAVVADAPATTTSPARPTLVIDRPLRSGQQVYARGADLVITAVVNFGAEVIADGHIHVYAPLRGRAIAGARGNTDARIFTTCLEPELIAIAGTYRTSETALPTDVRGKPAQVRLVGDRLVMEPV encoded by the coding sequence ATGGCCCTGCTCAAGTCACCGCCCGCCGTCTTCGAACTGAAGAGCGGGTCGCTGCCCGTGCTGGTGCTGCACCTGAAGACGCCCGAACTGCCGCTGCTGGCCGAGTCGCTCGCCAGCCGCATGGGCGCCGCCCAGGCGGTCGACGCGGCGTCCACGCTGGAGGTCGAGCCGGTGGTGGTCGACCTCGGCGCCCTGCGCGGCACCGACGACACACTGGACTTCCCCGGCCTGATCGCCCTGCTGCGCTCGCACCGCCTGGCCCCGCTGGCGGTGCGCGGGGGCAGCCCGGCGCAGAGCGCGTCGGCCGCGCTGGCCGGCCTGTTCGAGGCCGACGAGGGCGGCCCGGCCAACGCGCCCGTGGTCCAGGAGAGCGAGGACTTCCCCGCCACCGTGCCCACCGACGGCGCCGAGCGGCCAGCGGCGGAGCGCGTCGCCGCCGCCCCCGCACCGGCCGTCGTCGCCGACGCGCCGGCGACGACGACATCGCCGGCACGCCCCACGCTGGTCATCGACCGGCCGCTGCGCTCCGGCCAGCAGGTGTACGCGCGCGGTGCGGACCTGGTCATCACCGCGGTCGTCAACTTCGGCGCCGAGGTCATCGCCGACGGCCACATCCACGTCTACGCGCCGCTGCGTGGACGGGCCATCGCCGGCGCGCGCGGCAACACCGACGCGCGCATCTTCACCACCTGCCTCGAACCCGAGCTCATCGCCATCGCCGGCACCTACCGCACCAGCGAAACCGCCCTGCCCACCGACGTGCGCGGCAAGCCCGCGCAGGTGCGGCTGGTCGGCGACCGGCTGGTGATGGAGCCGGTCTGA